One Gloeothece verrucosa PCC 7822 DNA window includes the following coding sequences:
- a CDS encoding class I SAM-dependent methyltransferase, whose amino-acid sequence MQSTANFERFIPESVTQAAYSSFQQGKALFGLAHNNLGRRLTQFFAPDWEKMGKPLPEEEIQALKQSGEQLRQTDWQDAQDGVYPHSLLFDNAWDEFFLYYPAVWLDLPLNWQKIRDKKHQQFSAEIDQEGFPSYYLQNFHHQTDGYLSDWSASLYDLQVELLFSGNADPMRRRILKPLKKGLSAFRELSPKQIRVLDVACGTGRTLKMMRTTLPKVSLFGADLSPAYLRKAHQLLSKIPGEFPQLVQANAEELPYQDNYFHGLTSVFLFHELPPQARQNVIEESFRVTQPGGIFIICDSIQLIDSPQFQTLIDNFPKTYHEPYYKHYTTDNLGERLEKAGFENVEIEHHLFSKYWIAHKPV is encoded by the coding sequence ATGCAATCTACTGCTAATTTTGAGCGATTTATTCCTGAATCCGTGACTCAAGCCGCTTATAGCAGCTTTCAACAAGGTAAAGCCTTATTCGGACTAGCTCATAACAATCTAGGCAGGCGTTTGACTCAATTTTTTGCTCCGGATTGGGAAAAAATGGGTAAGCCACTTCCAGAAGAAGAAATCCAGGCACTCAAGCAGAGTGGAGAGCAATTGCGGCAAACTGACTGGCAAGATGCTCAAGACGGAGTTTATCCGCACAGTTTACTCTTTGACAATGCTTGGGATGAGTTTTTTTTATATTATCCTGCTGTTTGGCTAGATTTGCCTTTAAATTGGCAAAAAATTCGAGATAAAAAACATCAACAATTTTCAGCCGAGATCGACCAAGAAGGGTTTCCGAGTTACTATCTACAAAACTTTCACCATCAAACCGATGGTTACTTAAGTGATTGGTCAGCGAGTCTTTATGATCTACAAGTAGAACTGTTGTTTAGTGGCAATGCTGATCCGATGCGGCGGCGAATTCTGAAACCTTTAAAAAAAGGATTAAGTGCTTTTAGGGAACTTTCGCCGAAACAAATCCGAGTTTTAGATGTCGCTTGCGGAACAGGCCGCACATTAAAAATGATGCGGACTACTCTGCCAAAAGTATCTTTATTTGGGGCAGATTTATCTCCCGCTTATCTCCGTAAAGCTCACCAACTTCTCTCTAAAATCCCAGGAGAATTTCCCCAATTAGTACAGGCTAATGCTGAAGAATTACCCTATCAGGATAATTATTTTCATGGTCTGACTAGCGTGTTTTTATTTCATGAATTACCGCCTCAAGCACGTCAAAATGTGATAGAGGAATCTTTTCGGGTAACTCAACCGGGTGGGATATTTATCATTTGTGACTCCATTCAACTAATAGATTCACCCCAATTTCAAACATTAATCGATAACTTCCCTAAAACCTACCATGAACCTTATTACAAGCACTATACTACTGATAATTTAGGTGAACGCTTGGAAAAAGCAGGTTTTGAAAATGTAGAGATTGAACACCATTTATTTAGTAAATATTGGATTGCTCATAAACCTGTTTAA
- a CDS encoding DUF5615 family PIN-like protein: MKFLADMGISPRTVDGLRRMGYEAVHLVEEGLERLTDEEILVKAQNENRIILTMDLDFGYLLASRGEILPSVILFRLGNESREVIEERLQTVFRECVNDLQLGAIISVSDESFRVRRLPI, translated from the coding sequence GTTGATGGGTTAAGAAGGATGGGTTATGAGGCTGTTCATTTAGTTGAGGAAGGTTTAGAGCGGCTTACAGATGAGGAAATTTTAGTGAAAGCACAAAATGAAAATAGAATTATTTTAACAATGGATTTAGATTTTGGTTATTTATTAGCAAGCCGAGGAGAAATTTTGCCCAGTGTGATTTTATTTCGTTTAGGAAACGAAAGCCGTGAAGTCATTGAAGAACGATTGCAAACTGTTTTTAGAGAATGTGTTAATGATTTGCAACTAGGAGCCATTATCTCAGTCAGTGATGAAAGTTTCCGAGTTCGACGTTTGCCTATTTAA